The following are from one region of the Heliangelus exortis chromosome 2, bHelExo1.hap1, whole genome shotgun sequence genome:
- the SEC61G gene encoding protein transport protein Sec61 subunit gamma gives MDQVMQFVEPSRQFVKDSIRLVKRCTKPDRKEFQKIAMATAIGFAIMGFIGFFVKLIHIPINNIIVGG, from the exons ATGGACCAGGTAATGCAATTTGTGGAACCCAGCCGTCAGTTTGTAAAAGACTCCATACGACTTGTTAAAAGATGCACCAAGCCTGACAGGAAAG agttccAGAAGATTGCCATGGCAACAGCAATAGGCTTTGCAATAATGGgatttattggtttttttgtaaaattgaTCCACATACCAATCAACAATATCATCGT AGGTGGCTGA